The Prosthecobacter algae genome has a window encoding:
- a CDS encoding OmpA family protein has translation MKRFIPSAFATLAMPFLAMAQSAAPAPDEDKQRVPEAPVPVPKTVVPEAPPVVTPERAPAAVPAVPGRREKPAAPGQARPERSGPPGANRRGPSETERPGAPERRRAPKAKGQTGEPEAPAPAPGGTAPEGNPSGKLDRKAPAPGRERPSTRPAETPDTPPTTREMPPATSDTPPARPGTRPVPGKRPTAPQDKGVDPTVPPTPAPGAPMPGETPTPAIPGEPKSTERPGQPERPGQPERPGQPERPGQPERPGQPGRPGQPERPGMPGQAEGRERPGQAEGRERPERPAAQKPPTQETAEVLADEPKRDRKADAAQARKIETPEDAKRLLLNILGGGAARADSDDRRGPNDRSDPRRRRDGSRPSYRPSFEEVGRTQQDRDRAVSIIVDRFQGRAPQAAPSGSGYRERRIFETTETQRRTQFYDGNRRVIRYSSMQEIPPIIVASQELNRVQLLPHAQSTYRVMPQAAQQERYQNDIPASYTTGDAYAVSYSVDPDSAISTDAILFRQGSTDFADAYSYDLVIDMANAMKAPALANDTFVIEGHASAEGDYGQNLQLSQERAERISRELVYHGVSAERLMPVGYGEAEASSPADANEASRSLDRRVVVFRMR, from the coding sequence ATCCCATCTGCCTTTGCCACGCTTGCCATGCCATTTTTGGCGATGGCGCAGTCCGCCGCTCCGGCTCCAGACGAAGACAAGCAGCGGGTCCCGGAAGCCCCCGTCCCGGTTCCTAAAACTGTCGTGCCGGAAGCACCCCCTGTGGTGACGCCGGAGCGTGCGCCTGCTGCGGTGCCTGCCGTTCCTGGTCGGCGTGAAAAACCTGCTGCCCCTGGACAAGCTCGCCCCGAGCGCTCGGGGCCTCCTGGGGCTAACCGTCGCGGCCCTTCCGAAACTGAACGTCCTGGCGCTCCTGAACGCCGCAGGGCACCCAAAGCGAAAGGTCAAACGGGCGAGCCAGAAGCTCCGGCCCCGGCTCCTGGCGGCACTGCACCGGAAGGGAATCCATCTGGCAAGCTCGACCGCAAGGCACCGGCTCCAGGCAGGGAAAGGCCTTCGACTCGCCCGGCTGAAACCCCTGATACACCACCGACCACTCGCGAGATGCCGCCAGCCACTAGCGACACCCCACCGGCCCGCCCTGGGACCCGTCCCGTGCCTGGGAAAAGACCTACCGCTCCGCAGGACAAAGGTGTTGATCCCACGGTACCCCCAACGCCAGCCCCTGGTGCCCCGATGCCTGGCGAGACGCCTACTCCCGCTATCCCTGGTGAACCTAAATCCACAGAGCGGCCCGGACAGCCCGAGCGGCCTGGACAGCCAGAACGGCCTGGACAGCCAGAACGGCCTGGACAGCCAGAGCGGCCTGGACAGCCAGGGCGACCTGGACAGCCAGAACGGCCTGGAATGCCTGGGCAAGCAGAGGGGCGCGAACGACCTGGACAAGCTGAGGGTCGCGAGCGGCCTGAACGCCCTGCCGCGCAGAAGCCCCCGACGCAGGAGACTGCCGAAGTGCTTGCCGATGAGCCCAAGCGTGACCGCAAGGCCGATGCCGCCCAGGCGCGGAAGATCGAAACCCCTGAAGATGCCAAGCGCCTGCTCCTGAACATCCTCGGTGGCGGTGCTGCCCGAGCAGACTCCGATGATCGTCGTGGTCCCAATGATCGTTCTGATCCAAGGCGTCGCCGGGACGGCTCCAGGCCCAGCTACCGCCCCTCCTTTGAGGAAGTGGGCCGGACCCAGCAGGACCGTGATCGCGCGGTCAGTATTATCGTGGACAGGTTCCAGGGCCGCGCCCCGCAGGCGGCACCTTCCGGCAGCGGTTATCGCGAACGCCGAATCTTCGAAACCACTGAGACCCAGCGGCGCACCCAGTTTTACGACGGTAACCGTCGGGTGATCCGCTACTCTTCCATGCAGGAGATCCCGCCGATCATCGTCGCCTCCCAGGAGCTTAACCGGGTCCAGCTCCTCCCCCACGCGCAAAGCACCTACCGCGTCATGCCCCAGGCAGCCCAGCAGGAGCGTTACCAGAACGACATCCCCGCTTCCTACACCACCGGCGATGCCTATGCGGTCTCCTACAGCGTGGACCCGGATTCGGCCATCAGCACGGATGCCATCCTCTTTCGCCAAGGCTCCACGGACTTCGCCGATGCCTATTCCTATGACCTGGTCATCGACATGGCCAACGCCATGAAAGCGCCGGCCCTTGCCAATGACACCTTCGTCATCGAAGGCCATGCCTCCGCCGAAGGTGACTATGGGCAGAATCTCCAGCTTTCCCAAGAACGCGCTGAGCGGATCTCCCGAGAGCTGGTTTATCATGGCGTCAGTGCCGAGCGTCTCATGCCTGTGGGCTATGGTGAAGCCGAAGCCTCTTCTCCGGCCGATGCCAACGAAGCGTCTCGCAGTCTGGACCGCCGGGTCGTCGTCTTCCGCATGCGCTGA